The Desulfovibrio piger DNA segment GCCACGGTGTACGTCTCCGGAGCGAGACGGATGCGCTCGCGCAGGCGCTCATCATCCTCAATGTCGGCTCCTTCCACCGACGTAGTGGTGTTGCTGACGCTCACCACATAGGGGATGGGGTCCACCAGCTGCGTCACCTGCCCGGGCACAAGACCCGTGGCCTGCGCGCCGGAGGTGGTACACAGGGCCGCCACATCCACCTGCAGCTCACCGGCGGCGATCTCGCTGTCCGACACGGTAGCGAAAGCGATCTGGCCGTCCATCGTAGCCACGCGCGTGCCCTCCGGGATGGGCACGGCAAAGCCCAGGGGCTCGCCCAGCACAAAGCGCAGGCTCAGACGGGCGGACTGCGCCGGGATGCGGGCCACGCCCATGAGCGCGCCCAGATGGTCGAGGTGCGCGCCCTGGGCATAGGCCAGCAGGCCCTGCTGCCCGGCCAAGTTGAGCAGCCGGTTCTGGACGGACAGCACATAGGCCAGGGCCTCCAGAAAAAGGCGTACCGGATCGCCGGGCTGGAGGCTCACGCCGGTCAGCCCTTCGTAGGTGGTCAGGATGGATGCCTCGATGTCGGCCGCGGACAGGGGCGCGAAGCTCACGGAAGGCAGGGCGCGCAGATCGACGCTACTGGAAATCGCCACGGTACTCCTCCCTGATCTCGACGGTCACGCGGGGGATGAGCTGGCCCTCCACCGCATCATTGCTGGAAAACGAGATGTCCCGCACCCGGATGCGCGGCACATAGCGCTCCAGCTGCTGGCCGATCTCGGCCACCATGTACTGCATGGCCTCGCCCATCGGCCTGTCCACATGATCCCAGCTGAGGCCAAAATCACGATCCAGCGGCACGGAGCCCTTGCGCGTGGCCAGCACCATGCGGATCTCCTGCGCCAGACCGGCCAGACCGGTGGCGCCGATCTGGATGCTCTGGCGCTGCGCCATGTCCACGGTGAGCGTGATGGGGGGCATCAGTTGTACTCCTGCAGGGCCAGCTGGACCTCGGCGGAAAGCGTCACGCCGTAGTGCAGCTGGCGGTGGGTGATTTCGTAGGACTTCAACACATACAGGCCGTAATATTTGAGGCCGATGACCAGGGCCATCTCATCGCCGCCGGCCGCCACGCTCTCCAGCAGGCGCAGGCGCAGGCCCACGGTGGAGACGGGCGTCAGGGGCACGATCTGCACGGTCAGCGATACCGGGTCGAGGTTACGGCCCATGTGCTGCAAACAGGGGATGCCGGCCAGCACCCGATGCTCGGCATAGACCTGCTCGCGCGAAAATTTGAGGTCGCGGAAGGTACTGACCTCCAGTTCTGTCACGGTGAACGGGAAAGCGCCCAAAAGCCCCTGGTACATCAGTGCGGCTCCCCTGTCTGACCGCCGTGCGGGCAGTCGTGGACGTGATGCAGGAAGGAAACGCCCTCCACGATGATGTCGCCATGCTCCAGCCGGAACGTGCCCTGCATGGTCGCCTGGGTCGTGCCGCCACCGGTGCCGCCCAGTTGCATGGCCGGAGCCATGAGCGTCAGGCTGGCCGCGCTGGAGACGCTGACATCGCCGGTGGCCTCGGCCTGCACGCTGCCGGTGGCCTTTACGGCCACGTCGCCCTGCACCTGGGCCGTGAGTTTGTGCGCGGCCCGGTCGTACTCCAGCACCGTGCCGTCCGAAAATTTCCGGTGCCACTTGTCCCCGCTGGAAACCGGCGGGCTGGCCTTGCCGTACATGGCGCCCAGCACGAAGCCCTGCTCCAGCCCGTAGGGCAAGAACAGGCACAACACCTGATCTCCCACGTCGGGCAGGTCATAGGCCAGATCGCCGGAGGCCCGCGGACAGAGTACCGGCAGCCATGTGGAGGACAGGGGCTGCGTCACCGTGTCCCGCAGCTCCACCTGCACGCGCATTTTTTCCGGCTGGCGGGCCGTCACAAAGCCCACGCGGATGGTCTGGGCCAGCACGTCCTGCACATCACTCATGGCAGTACCCCCACAATTCCAGCACCAGCCAGCAGCCACCGGCGGCCATGAACAGCAAGCCCGCTGCCAGCAGCAGGAAAATGGACCGCATCTCCCGTCTGATCTGTCGCAGATCCTGATCCATGTCCGCCCCCTAGTAGTCCAGCGCCTTGACCAGCTCCACGCTGGTACGGTAGCCGCTGTCGCGGCCCAGGTTGTGCGTGGCCTGCTGGATCATGTAGTCCGTGTCAAAATTGCCCCAGCCCGTGAGGCGCAGCACCGTGCCCGCCCGCAGGCGCGTATCGCCCATACACTCGAAAGAGCCGGTCATCTCCCGGCAGTTTTTGGCCCGCAGCTCGGCAATGGCCACGCGCTCGGCCTGCGCCGGATGCTCGATGCGTTTGTTGATGGTCAGCACCCGGCCCGTGGTGGGCGGCAGCTCCGGCTGATAGCTCTTCTCCATGGTCTCGGAGCTGGCAGCATCGGTGTAGCCCACCACGCACTGCGTGTAGACGCCATCCAGAGTGCGCTTGAAACCGGCCCGCTCCACGGCCAGCTCGCCGCGCTTGAGCTCCAGGGGCTCCAGCTGGTCGGCCGCCTGCCCGGAGTAGATGACGCAGAGTTTTTTCTTCAGGGCCACGCGCAGGCCCTGCTCTTTACAGATGCGCTGGAGAAAGGCCAGGTCGGCCTCCTGCCGCTGCTCCACGCGCCCGTAAACGATCTCCGGGGCCTTGTAGAGCAGATCGAGCCCGGCAGGCCCCACCACGTCCGCCGCCACGGTGGACAGAGGCACGTCGGCCCAGGCCCGCGTCTTTTTCTGCAGCATCAGGCTCGATTTTACCGCCGCCGGCACGCCTTTGATGGTCACCACGTCGCCGCCGTCGCGGCTGGATTCCAGGGTCAATTCGTCTATTTCGAACTCGCCGCAATCCAGTTCTTCCTCTCCGGGGGCGCGGAAATTGCTGGCCACGATAGTCACGCTGATGATGTCGCCGTGTTTGGGCAGCCAGTCGCCCTGCCAGAGCCCCTCGCGGTCTTCCAGCGTGAGCTGGAGGTCGTCCAGCTCATCGTCAGCTTTGTCCACATAGGAGAGGGACAAGAGGTGCGGCCAAAGATCCATGCTCACGTCCTTGCCCTGGATGCTGATCTCTACCCGTGCGCGGCGCATCACATACGCTCCCACGGCGGCAGGCTGCGCACCCGCTCGGCAGCGGCCTGCTCCGGCACGCTGATGTGCGTCTCCCCGGAGAGCAGCAGCGCGTCCAGCTCATCAACGTTGAGGGCCAGCACATCGCCCATTTGGGATTCCCCGGAGAGGCGGGACAGAGCGATCTGATCCCATGCCTCGCCCTGTCGGCTGCGGTAGCCGTTAGCCCGCTTGCCGGGCTTACGGATAGCGACAGCGGTTTTGCCGGCTGTTTTTCCGTGTGACGCATTGCTGTCTTCAGCCGTAGCTTCCTGCGTCGCAACGGCTGAAGCGACATATTCGCTAGGCATAGGCCGTCCTCCTGCGGTCGGAGGCGATTTTGTCCAGCGCCCGGCGGATGAGCGCCTCCATGTCCGGCTTGATGCTCTCCAGCACCCGGCGCACCGCACGCGGGTCGGACGACATGAGCGAAAAATTCTGGGTCAGATCCACCATGATCTGGCCGTTGCTCCCCGAAGCCTGGGCTGTAGTGCCGCCACGACGGGCCAGACGGGCGGGCGTCTGCGGCAGGGCCGTGGGGGTGCCCGCGCGACCGGATGCCTGGGTGGCCGTGCCCGTGGTCACGGGTATGGGGGTTCGGCTGCCTGCCGGGATGAACAGGCTCTGCGGACGGGAATTGTCCCCGGCCAGCGTGACCACGGTGGTGCCGCCAGCAGCGCGTGAGCCGCTGCCACCACCACTCCCTTTGCTGCTCTTCTTTTGGGCTGCCATAAAATCATTGAAGCTCTGCCGCTGCTGATATTTGGGGGGATCGGCGACCTTGGCTGCGGAACCCTGCGCGGCTGTCTTGGCTGCTGACGATGTCGCGGCTTTCTCGGCTGTTTTCGCCGCGTTGTCCGCAGCCTTTTTGTCTCCATCTCCGAAGGCCTTGTTCCAGGCATCAGAGACAGCACCCGTCACGGCGCCCACGGCATCGCCCACCGTTTCGATGGCCGAAAAGATCCACTGGAAATTCTCGCGTAGCCAGTTGAAAAATCCAGCGAATATCCCCGTGATCCCATCAACGATGGATGCAAAAAAGGCCGCGGCCCCAGACCAGATGCCGGCGATACCATTGTAGGCCCAGGACCCGAGCTCCATGACATAGCTCCAGGCCGTCAGTGCACTTTCAGTCACACCTTGCCAGATTACGGAAAAAACAGTGCTGACCGTGCCCCAGATAGACAGGACGGAATCATACGCCCAGTTAAAGGCCCCGATCACACGATCAAGAGCCGGCTGGGCCACCGCTGCCAGGTTGTCGAACAGTGCGGCAAAAAAAATCCGCAGGCGGTCCCAGTTATCCATGACCCAATTGGCCGCGAACCCCAGGCCCACCAAAGCTATCCCAGCGCCACTGGCCACCAGCAGGCTGCGCAAGCCGCCGGCCAGGATACGTGCCCCCATCCCGGCCGCCTTGCTGGCCGCCCCGAAGGCCAGGCTGGATGCTGTGAGCCCGGTCGTACTGGCTGTTGCTGCCACCTGGGATGCGACCAGACGCAGCAGTAATCCACGCCAGGAATTGGTCGTGGTACGCAGCACATTGAGCACAAGCCCCAGCGCAACACTGCCAACAGCAAAGGATGCCACTGCCGCCACGGCCGTCATCACGACAGCCGTCAGCCGCGGGAAGCTGCTTGCAAATTCTCTGGCGCCATTGACCACGACGGTCAGACCACGAGCGACAGCTCCCACAACAGGCAGCATGGTCGCACCGACGGTCGCACCCAGGTTGCGAGTGCTCTGAGTCAGCTGGGATATGGCCGTGGCCGTGGTCTTCATCCGGTTCTCGTACTCCTGCAGGACGGAGCCGGAGACATCACTGTTGGCGATATCGAACGCTTTGCGCAGCGTGTCGATCTGGGTCAGCAGAGGGGCGATGGCCGCGATGGATTCCTCGCCGAACAGCCGGCTCATGATGGAATTTCGCTCTTCAGGATTGACCTTTTCCATGGCTTCCAGGACCCGCATCACGGCGCCCTTGGCATCCTGTTGCAGCTCCTTCTGCAACTTGTTCGGATCGATCTTCAGGTATTTATAGATGGCGGATTTTTCCGGTGTGAGCCCGGCTTCACCGGCGGCCATGACCTTGACGAAATTTTTCATGGCCGTGCCGCTGACTTCGACTTCAGCACCGGCAGCCTTGAAGGCCGTGGCCAGGGCCGCGATATCCTGCGTGGCGAAACCGGTCCCCTTCATAAGGGGGCCCATGCGGGTGAATATCTGGTCGATCTCGCCGGCTTCCGCATTCATGGCGTTGGACAGCGCATTGATCACGTCCGCTGTGTGCATGGACTGCTCGGACGTCAGGCCCATAGCGGCCTGCCAGGTGGCCAGAGACTTGCCTGCCTGTTCGGCGCTGACGCCCCAGGCTATGGACATCTTGACCGCCTGATCCGCCACCCCCAAAAGTTGCTCCCGGGTGGTGCCCAGGCCGGCTTGGGCCGCGGCCGTCATGATGGTCACCACATCCTCAAAGCTTTTCCCGGTACGGTTGGACATCTCCTGCGCATCGGAAAAAACTTGCTGCATGACGGATTCCGGCGCGTCCATGACTTTGCGCAGATCTGCGAACGTGTCTTCGGCGCTGATGGCCAGTTTGACCGGAAGAGCCACCGAGGCTCCCACGGCCGCAGTACCCAGCAGACGCCCCTGCAGATCGGCACGCTGCGCCTGCAGGGCGCCGGCCTGGCTCCGGTTGGCGGCCATCGCCGTCTGGACTGCCCGGGCACGCTCAAGCTGGGCGGACAGCTGGGCGTAATCCCTGGTCAAGGCACGGACGCTGCCGCTCGTACTGGCAGCCTGAGCCACGGTCTCCCGATAGGTCGCCGTCTGACGGGACAGGGCCCCAGACAGACGGCGCACCCGGGCTTCGGCCTGTTCTATCTGCCTGGCCATGACCGTGGTCATGGTCCCGGCCTGTGAAGCTCGTTGCCACAGACCATCCAGCTCGCCGCGGGCATCCTTGAGGCTGCCGGAAAGGCCGCGGATCTTTTCCTGCTGGGCGGACATGGCCGCCCCGATCTTGCCCACAGGCGTCCGCTCCATATCGCGGATAGCCTGCGATACGGCTTTCGCCTGGCTGGACGCAGACTGAAAAGCGGCAGTGAACCCGCTTTGCAGTCTGGCCCCCAGGGCAAAGGAAAGGGCGATCTCACGCGCCATGCGACATTTTCTCCACGGCCTCTGCGGCCTCGATATAGGCCCCGAATTCTTCCGGGGTCATGGCCCTCAATTCACTGCGTGACCACTGGCTGATCTTCCCCAGGGCCACCATCCCCCGCCGCAGTTCAGCTAGGCCGGCTGCGACGTCCCAGCTTCCGTCTCCGGAGGCGTAGGGTTTTCCACGCCACCGTCACCGGCACCGTTGAGCTCGTTGAGCGCGTCGCGCAGCTTGCCGTAATCAGCCCCGCGCATACCCCTGATCGCGTCATAGGGCAGGCGGGTAACGATGGAGAGCAGGGAGACCTCGACGGTCACCGGATTGGTGCTCCGCTTCATGTTCACCGCCAGTTGCATGGCATCTTCTTCATCGCCCACGGTGGACGCGCGCACGACGACTTCAGCAATAGTCTTCCCCCCTACGTTCAGGGGCTCATTCAGCACAACGGTCTTGCTTCTTTTCATGGTCTCTCCCTAGACGTTCAGGCCCATTTGGGAACGCACTGTGGCCAGCAGATCCGTACCCTTGACCTTGTGGATGAAGTTGAGCTTGTCGAACAGGAATTCTTCCTCGCCATCGAGCAGCACTTCAAGGCGGGTCACTTCCAGTTCCAGCTCGTTGCCATGTTTTTTGCCCTGCTCCAGCGTGCCGATGGGGAAATTTTTGACACGCCCGAGGATATTGATGCGGTAGGGCACGCTGACGCGCTTGCCGGTAGCATCATCCGTGACCTGCAGGGCGGAGTAGCATTCATACAGAGAGCTCTGTGTCCAATCGAGCGCGTTGAAGATCTCGGGGGTCACAGAGGTGAAGGTGAGCTTCACCGACATGGACTCGACCATCCCCAACGTGGGATTCTCGATTTCTCCGGCCACACCGGACCCCGAGATGGTCTCGGTCATGTAGGCGATCTCGGGAAGATCGATGGTGGCTACGCCGATCATGTCCGTACCGTCGTGGTACACTCGATAGGCGATAGTTTGTTCAGGACGTCTGGGCATGCTTCCTCCTTAACCAAACAAAGCGGACAGGTTGTCGGTGTCAAATTCGAAGACGGCTTCAATATCCCGGGCAGCAGGAGGCGGCGTGATGCGCAGGTGGAAACGCATGATGCCGTCGATGAGGTCGGTCACGGGGTTCTCGGACTCATCAAAGGTGATGCTGCCGCCCAGGATGATCTCGCGGACGGTGTAGCCGTCCAGCTTGATTTGCTCGGACTTCAAAAAGGTCTGCACGAGGCGGCGGGTCAGCGGTTCGTCAACCTTGGCGAAATAGCTCAAAACGAACTGGACCTGATACCAGTTGAAGAAGCGCCGGATACTATCCTGCGCGTCCTTGGGGTCGGTATTGGACGGATAGCAGGCCATGCGGCCACCCCAGGTCTTCATGCCGCCATCGAAGTTGCTGACCGTATAAATTCCCTGCCCATTCAGATAGTTTGCCTTGGTCAGGTCGAGCCACAGCTCGTTCCACTGGCCGTCAGCGTCCACATAGCCACTGGAGGTGATGTCCAGCCGCTTGTTACTGGGGCTGGCGTAGGGGATGCCGTCATGATCGCCGTCCGTGGCCGCCATGACCCCGGCCAGATGCGTAGCGAGGCCGTACACGTTATCGCCCAGCTTGACCTTGGGCCAGCAGACGACCATCAGACCATCGGTGAGGTTGTGCTTCTCCTTGTAGCCGGGCACGTCACTGTATTTGGTCACGGCGTTGTCGCCGCTGCTGGGGATGTCCACCAGACAGATGGCCTGGAACAGACCGTTGATGCCGTCGCACTTGGCGGCC contains these protein-coding regions:
- a CDS encoding baseplate assembly protein, producing the protein MAISSSVDLRALPSVSFAPLSAADIEASILTTYEGLTGVSLQPGDPVRLFLEALAYVLSVQNRLLNLAGQQGLLAYAQGAHLDHLGALMGVARIPAQSARLSLRFVLGEPLGFAVPIPEGTRVATMDGQIAFATVSDSEIAAGELQVDVAALCTTSGAQATGLVPGQVTQLVDPIPYVVSVSNTTTSVEGADIEDDERLRERIRLAPETYTVAGSTGAYEARVLAVSADIGAVSVTSPEPGVVDVRFVLAGGELPDEAMISMVREALSDETVRPLTDRVDVAAPETVDYAVSGRWYLRRSDAVLLSGVTAAVAQAVEDWRLWQRSQPGRDINPTRLIAAVQAAGAKRVELDSPAFRALEATQVARETEISLLFGGLEDE
- a CDS encoding GPW/gp25 family protein, which codes for MPPITLTVDMAQRQSIQIGATGLAGLAQEIRMVLATRKGSVPLDRDFGLSWDHVDRPMGEAMQYMVAEIGQQLERYVPRIRVRDISFSSNDAVEGQLIPRVTVEIREEYRGDFQ
- a CDS encoding phage tail protein, which gives rise to MYQGLLGAFPFTVTELEVSTFRDLKFSREQVYAEHRVLAGIPCLQHMGRNLDPVSLTVQIVPLTPVSTVGLRLRLLESVAAGGDEMALVIGLKYYGLYVLKSYEITHRQLHYGVTLSAEVQLALQEYN
- a CDS encoding phage baseplate assembly protein V, whose amino-acid sequence is MSDVQDVLAQTIRVGFVTARQPEKMRVQVELRDTVTQPLSSTWLPVLCPRASGDLAYDLPDVGDQVLCLFLPYGLEQGFVLGAMYGKASPPVSSGDKWHRKFSDGTVLEYDRAAHKLTAQVQGDVAVKATGSVQAEATGDVSVSSAASLTLMAPAMQLGGTGGGTTQATMQGTFRLEHGDIIVEGVSFLHHVHDCPHGGQTGEPH
- a CDS encoding phage late control D family protein is translated as MRRARVEISIQGKDVSMDLWPHLLSLSYVDKADDELDDLQLTLEDREGLWQGDWLPKHGDIISVTIVASNFRAPGEEELDCGEFEIDELTLESSRDGGDVVTIKGVPAAVKSSLMLQKKTRAWADVPLSTVAADVVGPAGLDLLYKAPEIVYGRVEQRQEADLAFLQRICKEQGLRVALKKKLCVIYSGQAADQLEPLELKRGELAVERAGFKRTLDGVYTQCVVGYTDAASSETMEKSYQPELPPTTGRVLTINKRIEHPAQAERVAIAELRAKNCREMTGSFECMGDTRLRAGTVLRLTGWGNFDTDYMIQQATHNLGRDSGYRTSVELVKALDY
- a CDS encoding phage tail tape measure protein, yielding MAREIALSFALGARLQSGFTAAFQSASSQAKAVSQAIRDMERTPVGKIGAAMSAQQEKIRGLSGSLKDARGELDGLWQRASQAGTMTTVMARQIEQAEARVRRLSGALSRQTATYRETVAQAASTSGSVRALTRDYAQLSAQLERARAVQTAMAANRSQAGALQAQRADLQGRLLGTAAVGASVALPVKLAISAEDTFADLRKVMDAPESVMQQVFSDAQEMSNRTGKSFEDVVTIMTAAAQAGLGTTREQLLGVADQAVKMSIAWGVSAEQAGKSLATWQAAMGLTSEQSMHTADVINALSNAMNAEAGEIDQIFTRMGPLMKGTGFATQDIAALATAFKAAGAEVEVSGTAMKNFVKVMAAGEAGLTPEKSAIYKYLKIDPNKLQKELQQDAKGAVMRVLEAMEKVNPEERNSIMSRLFGEESIAAIAPLLTQIDTLRKAFDIANSDVSGSVLQEYENRMKTTATAISQLTQSTRNLGATVGATMLPVVGAVARGLTVVVNGAREFASSFPRLTAVVMTAVAAVASFAVGSVALGLVLNVLRTTTNSWRGLLLRLVASQVAATASTTGLTASSLAFGAASKAAGMGARILAGGLRSLLVASGAGIALVGLGFAANWVMDNWDRLRIFFAALFDNLAAVAQPALDRVIGAFNWAYDSVLSIWGTVSTVFSVIWQGVTESALTAWSYVMELGSWAYNGIAGIWSGAAAFFASIVDGITGIFAGFFNWLRENFQWIFSAIETVGDAVGAVTGAVSDAWNKAFGDGDKKAADNAAKTAEKAATSSAAKTAAQGSAAKVADPPKYQQRQSFNDFMAAQKKSSKGSGGGSGSRAAGGTTVVTLAGDNSRPQSLFIPAGSRTPIPVTTGTATQASGRAGTPTALPQTPARLARRGGTTAQASGSNGQIMVDLTQNFSLMSSDPRAVRRVLESIKPDMEALIRRALDKIASDRRRTAYA
- a CDS encoding phage tail assembly protein, whose protein sequence is MKRSKTVVLNEPLNVGGKTIAEVVVRASTVGDEEDAMQLAVNMKRSTNPVTVEVSLLSIVTRLPYDAIRGMRGADYGKLRDALNELNGAGDGGVENPTPPETEAGTSQPA
- a CDS encoding phage major tail tube protein: MPRRPEQTIAYRVYHDGTDMIGVATIDLPEIAYMTETISGSGVAGEIENPTLGMVESMSVKLTFTSVTPEIFNALDWTQSSLYECYSALQVTDDATGKRVSVPYRINILGRVKNFPIGTLEQGKKHGNELELEVTRLEVLLDGEEEFLFDKLNFIHKVKGTDLLATVRSQMGLNV
- a CDS encoding phage tail sheath family protein, which translates into the protein MATTGYRHGIYTSEQATSILPARTVDSAVVFAVGTAPVHTLAGDKARPVNVPQLFYSYDEAVQAMGWDADHFSDYSLQELIYSHFAIYRGAPVVCVNVFDPEKHKTEVADESLTFGTSALDKDTARLAHGGVCAVELKDELGETTYEAGTDYSVDAVSGLLTRLAEGSIPEGGTVKAGYVYADVSKVTSEDVIGGIDPASGQGTGLELIDEVFPRFRLVPSIVLAPQFCEDPAVAVVMAAKCDGINGLFQAICLVDIPSSGDNAVTKYSDVPGYKEKHNLTDGLMVVCWPKVKLGDNVYGLATHLAGVMAATDGDHDGIPYASPSNKRLDITSSGYVDADGQWNELWLDLTKANYLNGQGIYTVSNFDGGMKTWGGRMACYPSNTDPKDAQDSIRRFFNWYQVQFVLSYFAKVDEPLTRRLVQTFLKSEQIKLDGYTVREIILGGSITFDESENPVTDLIDGIMRFHLRITPPPAARDIEAVFEFDTDNLSALFG